From Polynucleobacter sp. MWH-Braz-FAM2G, a single genomic window includes:
- the moaD gene encoding molybdopterin converting factor subunit 1: MKLELRFFASLRESLGIAQEEIVIPEAVKTIADLRSHLAERGAPWSDVLASGKVLRCALNHQMVDANTALKEGAEVAFFPPVTGG, translated from the coding sequence ATGAAACTCGAATTACGCTTCTTTGCCTCCTTGCGTGAATCTCTTGGTATTGCCCAAGAAGAGATTGTGATTCCTGAGGCTGTAAAAACAATAGCGGACTTGAGAAGTCATCTTGCTGAACGCGGCGCACCTTGGTCGGATGTTTTGGCTAGCGGAAAAGTATTACGCTGTGCCCTAAATCATCAAATGGTGGATGCAAATACTGCCTTAAAAGAAGGCGCGGAAGTGGCTTTCTTTCCACCAGTCACTGGAGGCTAA
- the moaE gene encoding molybdopterin synthase catalytic subunit MoaE, whose translation MSIRIQTDDFDLSAEIAALRKGDPRVGAVVSFLGTVRDMNDGSQVKGMTLEHYPVMTEKALEEILSQAKSRWDIYQVSVIHRIGPLLPEDQIVLVAVASAHRGEAFAACEFIMDYLKTAAPFWKKEETPDGARWVDARVTDDAAMARWNQK comes from the coding sequence GTGTCAATCCGAATACAAACGGATGATTTTGACCTTAGTGCTGAAATTGCAGCGCTCAGAAAAGGTGATCCTCGAGTAGGTGCAGTTGTTTCTTTCTTGGGTACTGTTCGTGACATGAATGACGGGAGTCAAGTCAAAGGCATGACGCTTGAGCATTACCCAGTCATGACAGAAAAGGCTCTAGAGGAAATTCTGTCTCAAGCTAAATCACGTTGGGATATCTACCAAGTATCAGTGATTCATCGAATTGGCCCTTTACTTCCAGAGGATCAGATTGTTCTTGTTGCAGTTGCCAGCGCCCATCGTGGCGAAGCATTTGCTGCGTGTGAGTTCATCATGGATTACCTCAAAACTGCAGCCCCATTTTGGAAGAAAGAAGAAACACCTGATGGTGCTCGTTGGGTAGATGCGCGCGTTACTGACGATGCTGCTATGGCTCGTTGGAATCAAAAGTAG
- the glp gene encoding gephyrin-like molybdotransferase Glp: protein MLTAQQALDHLLSHAVPVSESEKVPMQAALGRVLAENVNSLVDVPPLDNTSMDGYAVRCVDTATPGKTLRIAQRIPAGSMGTELEPGTAARIFTGAPVPPGADAVVMQEDCTLESQADHVTINIAPSLGQWIRRRGEDLSAGRTALIAGTFLRPQELGVAASAGLTHLNVKRRVKVAAFFTGDELALPGEPLKPGGIYNSNRDTLLACLKSLGCDATDLGIVPDRLDATREALRKASKDHDLIITSGGVSVGEEDHIKPAVTAEGRLDLWQIAIKPGKPLAFGAVRKSSEAKDGEAWFIGLPGNPVSSFVTFLLFVRPFILKLQGRDVKPVPTYLMRADFDWLKADRRNEFLRVKINDQGGLDLFPNQSSGVLTSASWGDGLVDCPPNQPIKAGDIVKYIPFNALLK from the coding sequence ATGTTGACTGCGCAGCAGGCCCTTGATCATTTGCTCTCGCATGCAGTTCCTGTAAGTGAGAGTGAAAAAGTACCGATGCAAGCTGCATTAGGCCGTGTACTTGCTGAGAATGTTAATAGCCTCGTTGATGTTCCCCCGCTGGATAACACCTCAATGGATGGTTATGCTGTTCGCTGTGTAGATACGGCTACACCTGGCAAGACCTTAAGAATTGCACAGCGTATACCGGCGGGATCGATGGGTACTGAATTAGAACCTGGTACAGCTGCCAGAATTTTTACTGGTGCTCCCGTGCCACCTGGGGCTGATGCAGTGGTGATGCAAGAGGATTGCACTCTAGAGAGCCAAGCTGATCATGTGACGATTAATATTGCCCCGTCTTTGGGTCAGTGGATTCGTAGAAGAGGTGAGGATCTCTCTGCAGGCAGAACAGCTCTTATTGCAGGTACATTTTTGCGTCCACAAGAGTTAGGGGTGGCTGCATCTGCTGGTTTAACGCATCTCAATGTAAAACGTCGAGTCAAGGTGGCTGCGTTTTTTACTGGTGATGAATTGGCTCTTCCAGGGGAGCCATTAAAACCAGGCGGCATTTACAACTCTAATCGCGATACTTTATTGGCTTGCCTCAAATCTTTGGGATGTGATGCGACTGATTTGGGTATTGTCCCTGATCGTTTGGATGCCACTCGTGAAGCCTTGCGTAAAGCTAGCAAAGATCATGATTTGATTATTACCTCAGGCGGTGTATCAGTTGGTGAAGAGGACCATATAAAACCTGCTGTTACTGCCGAAGGTAGATTGGATTTATGGCAGATTGCAATTAAGCCTGGTAAACCCCTTGCATTTGGCGCAGTGCGCAAATCATCGGAGGCAAAAGATGGAGAGGCTTGGTTTATTGGTTTGCCTGGTAATCCCGTATCTAGCTTTGTGACTTTCTTATTGTTTGTTCGCCCTTTTATTTTGAAATTGCAAGGGCGCGATGTTAAACCTGTGCCAACGTATTTAATGCGTGCTGACTTTGATTGGTTAAAGGCTGATCGACGGAATGAATTCTTGCGGGTTAAGATCAATGATCAGGGAGGGTTGGACTTATTCCCTAATCAAAGTTCAGGCGTACTTACAAGCGCCTCTTGGGGCGATGGTTTGGTCGATTGCCCTCCAAATCAGCCAATTAAAGCGGGGGATATTGTGAAATATATTCCCTTTAATGCCTTACTCAAATAA
- the thrC gene encoding threonine synthase, giving the protein MRYQSTRGNSPQQSFLEILLGGLAPDGGLYLPVQYPKVTAEQLDSWRGLSYADLAYEVLSLYCDDIPESDLRALLRKTYTEQVYCNGRPQDNAKDITPLHWLGEEHGTRIGLLSLSNGPTLAFKDMAMQLLGNLFEYALKKKGQQLNILGATSGDTGSAAEYAMRGKEGVKVFMLSPRGKMSAFQSAQMYSLQDSNIFNLAVAGVFDDCQDIVKAVSNDHAFKAKNQIGTVNSINWGRVVAQVVYYFQGYLLATKSSNEKVSFTVPSGNFGNVCAGHIARMMGLPIEHLVVATNENDVLDEFFRTGVYRARKSAETLHTSSPSMDISKASNFERFVFDFMGQDGKATADMFKQVDEIGGFDISKDAVFKDISKYGFQSGRSTHENRLETIRDIYQHYGVMIDTHTADGVKVAREHLQAGIPMIVLETALPIKFEETIELALGRPAECPPAFKDIKSKPQRVENIDADVNQVKDFIAAHLG; this is encoded by the coding sequence ATGCGTTACCAATCTACTCGTGGAAATAGTCCACAACAATCTTTCTTAGAAATTTTATTGGGTGGATTGGCGCCTGACGGTGGCTTGTATTTGCCAGTTCAATATCCAAAAGTGACTGCAGAGCAGTTGGATTCTTGGCGTGGTTTGTCATACGCTGATTTGGCATATGAAGTACTCAGTTTGTATTGCGACGATATACCCGAGTCTGATTTGCGTGCTCTTTTGCGTAAAACATATACTGAACAAGTTTATTGCAACGGCCGTCCACAAGATAATGCTAAAGACATCACTCCTTTGCATTGGTTAGGCGAAGAGCATGGCACTCGTATTGGTCTTCTAAGTCTTTCAAATGGACCAACCTTAGCGTTTAAGGATATGGCCATGCAATTGCTAGGCAATCTTTTTGAATATGCACTTAAGAAAAAAGGTCAGCAGCTCAATATCTTGGGCGCTACCTCTGGTGATACTGGTAGTGCTGCTGAATATGCAATGCGTGGCAAAGAGGGCGTAAAGGTATTCATGCTTTCACCACGAGGCAAGATGAGTGCCTTTCAGTCTGCCCAAATGTATTCCTTACAAGACTCTAATATTTTTAATTTGGCAGTAGCTGGTGTGTTTGATGATTGCCAGGATATTGTGAAGGCGGTAAGTAACGATCACGCCTTTAAAGCGAAGAACCAAATTGGTACAGTGAATTCTATAAACTGGGGTCGCGTCGTTGCCCAGGTGGTTTACTATTTCCAGGGTTATCTCTTAGCAACGAAGTCAAGTAATGAAAAAGTGTCATTCACAGTTCCTTCTGGCAATTTTGGGAATGTATGTGCTGGCCATATTGCTCGCATGATGGGATTGCCGATTGAACATCTAGTTGTGGCAACAAATGAAAATGATGTGTTGGATGAGTTCTTCCGCACTGGCGTATATCGTGCGCGTAAATCTGCTGAAACGCTGCATACATCAAGTCCCTCTATGGATATCTCCAAGGCGAGTAACTTCGAACGTTTTGTCTTTGACTTTATGGGACAAGATGGCAAAGCGACTGCTGATATGTTTAAGCAGGTTGATGAGATTGGTGGCTTTGATATTTCTAAGGATGCAGTTTTTAAAGATATTTCTAAGTATGGCTTCCAATCAGGTCGCAGCACCCATGAGAATCGCTTAGAAACCATTCGTGATATTTATCAGCATTATGGTGTCATGATTGATACACACACTGCCGATGGCGTAAAAGTTGCTAGAGAGCATTTGCAAGCTGGAATCCCAATGATTGTTCTTGAAACAGCTTTGCCAATTAAGTTTGAAGAGACTATTGAATTGGCTTTGGGTCGCCCAGCAGAGTGTCCACCAGCTTTTAAAGATATTAAATCTAAGCCCCAGCGCGTGGAAAATATTGATGCCGATGTTAATCAGGTGAAAGATTTCATCGCTGCGCATCTTGGTTAA